One Blastopirellula marina genomic region harbors:
- a CDS encoding OsmC family protein, which yields MENFSAMVHWERGDQNFLDKKYRRSHEWRFDGGAVIGASSSPHFLPPPMSDPRGVDPEEALVAAISSCHMLWFLAMAAKHGWLVDSYDDQPNGKMDKNSAGKTAVSLVTLRPKVVFGGENLPNSDEIDAMHHQAHELCFVANSVRSEIRIEPRA from the coding sequence ATGGAAAACTTCTCGGCGATGGTACATTGGGAACGTGGGGATCAGAACTTTCTCGACAAGAAATATCGTCGGTCTCATGAGTGGAGGTTCGACGGCGGAGCCGTTATCGGAGCGTCCTCGTCACCCCATTTTCTTCCCCCGCCCATGTCCGACCCGAGAGGCGTCGATCCGGAAGAGGCCCTTGTCGCAGCCATTTCCAGCTGCCATATGCTCTGGTTTTTGGCCATGGCGGCCAAGCATGGCTGGCTAGTCGATAGCTACGACGATCAGCCGAACGGCAAGATGGACAAAAACAGCGCGGGGAAAACGGCGGTCTCTCTGGTAACCCTTCGCCCTAAAGTCGTTTTTGGTGGGGAAAACTTACCAAATTCTGACGAAATCGATGCGATGCATCACCAAGCCCACGAACTGTGTTTTGTCGCTAATTCGGTGAGATCCGAGATCCGAATCGAACCAAGAGCCTAA
- a CDS encoding aminotransferase class I/II-fold pyridoxal phosphate-dependent enzyme encodes MSDSAHSHDDQQDPPFEVQFAQRVYRLPPYMFGRINALLYDKRVAGNDVIDMGMGNPSDPPADYVMEKMCEAVKDVRNHGYSKSNGIRNLRREVAAKYLKKYGVRLDPESEVMVCLGSKEGFSHMCLAMMGPGDTAIVPAPYFPVHTYAVALASGNVISLDVANSEKFLSNIAYTCEHLYPKPKLLIICYPHNPSTVTVEPEFFVDVVKIAKKYGLMVISDFAYADVAFDGYKPPSFLSAPGASDVGVEFTTMSKGYNMAGWRVGFCAGNKEMIRGLGTIKGYYDYGMFQAIQIASIIALREGDAAVEAQSQIYQSRRDALVDGLTRLGWDVTPPRAGMFVWAKIPEEWQKRMSTMDFAMMLLEKGDVAVSPGSGFGPSGEGYLRLSLVENENRLRQAVRQIKGCLKEAEAESVTA; translated from the coding sequence ATGTCCGATTCCGCTCACTCCCACGATGACCAACAAGACCCTCCATTTGAGGTTCAATTTGCGCAGCGCGTTTACCGCCTGCCTCCATACATGTTTGGGCGAATTAACGCCTTGCTGTATGACAAGCGAGTCGCCGGGAACGACGTGATCGACATGGGGATGGGTAATCCATCGGACCCACCTGCCGATTATGTCATGGAAAAGATGTGCGAAGCCGTGAAGGACGTTCGCAACCATGGCTACAGCAAGTCCAATGGCATCCGCAACTTACGACGAGAAGTTGCGGCCAAGTACCTCAAGAAATATGGGGTTCGCCTGGATCCAGAATCCGAAGTCATGGTCTGCCTGGGTTCCAAGGAAGGCTTTTCGCATATGTGCCTGGCCATGATGGGCCCCGGCGATACGGCGATTGTTCCAGCACCTTATTTTCCCGTGCACACGTATGCCGTTGCACTGGCTTCCGGGAATGTGATTTCCCTGGACGTTGCCAACAGCGAAAAGTTCCTTTCGAATATCGCTTACACGTGCGAACACCTCTACCCGAAGCCTAAGCTTCTGATCATTTGCTATCCGCACAATCCTTCAACCGTAACCGTGGAACCTGAGTTTTTTGTCGACGTCGTGAAGATCGCCAAAAAGTACGGCCTGATGGTGATCAGCGACTTCGCCTATGCAGACGTTGCGTTCGATGGTTACAAGCCACCTAGCTTCCTCTCGGCTCCAGGTGCCAGCGACGTTGGCGTGGAATTCACGACGATGAGCAAAGGCTACAACATGGCTGGCTGGCGTGTCGGTTTCTGTGCCGGCAATAAAGAGATGATCCGCGGCCTGGGAACCATTAAAGGATACTACGACTACGGCATGTTCCAGGCTATCCAAATTGCCTCGATCATCGCACTGCGTGAAGGGGACGCTGCAGTCGAAGCCCAAAGCCAGATCTACCAAAGCCGCCGAGACGCTCTGGTCGATGGTCTGACTCGCCTTGGCTGGGACGTGACACCACCCCGTGCTGGCATGTTTGTTTGGGCAAAAATCCCCGAAGAATGGCAGAAACGCATGAGCACCATGGACTTTGCCATGATGCTGCTGGAAAAGGGGGACGTAGCTGTCAGCCCTGGTAGCGGCTTCGGGCCAAGCGGCGAAGGTTATCTACGCTTGAGCCTGGTCGAGAATGAGAACCGGCTCCGTCAGGCTGTCCGCCAGATCAAGGGATGCCTTAAAGAGGCTGAAGCAGAATCGGTTACGGCTTAA
- the carA gene encoding glutamine-hydrolyzing carbamoyl-phosphate synthase small subunit, which yields MSQPAKLALEDGTVFTGTAFGAIGEVAGEACFNTSMTGYQEILTDPSYRGQILTMTYPQIGNYGVNVEDMESAKIHMAGFIVREVSRTVSNFRSDGSLDEFLKKNNVVGMAGIDTRALVRRLRSHGSMKAVLSSVDLDDASLVEKAKASAGLVGRNLVQEVLPEQQKMWEEDLSPWIKMGDRNRALTSRKEQDLHVVALDYGMKWNIPRHLRDLGCKVTVLPGTVSAEEVLSHNPDGIFLSNGPGDPEPLTGPVETIQGLLGKKPIFGICLGHQLLSLACGAKTFKLKFGHRGANQPVLDVETDKVEITSQNHGFAVEEASLPDCLEITHRNLNDNTVAGVKHKELPAFSVQYHPEASAGPHDSEYLFLRFREAMDESKGAATA from the coding sequence ATGTCGCAGCCCGCCAAACTTGCTCTGGAAGATGGAACCGTTTTCACTGGCACCGCATTCGGAGCCATCGGCGAAGTCGCTGGCGAAGCCTGTTTCAACACTTCGATGACCGGCTATCAGGAAATCCTGACCGATCCAAGCTATCGTGGTCAGATCTTGACCATGACCTATCCACAGATCGGTAACTACGGCGTCAACGTCGAGGACATGGAAAGCGCGAAGATCCACATGGCGGGCTTCATCGTTCGCGAAGTAAGCCGCACCGTCAGCAATTTCCGCTCGGACGGATCACTCGACGAGTTCCTGAAGAAAAACAACGTCGTCGGCATGGCTGGCATTGATACACGTGCCCTTGTTCGACGCCTGCGATCCCACGGCTCGATGAAAGCTGTCCTCTCAAGCGTCGACTTGGACGACGCTTCGCTCGTTGAGAAAGCAAAAGCCAGCGCCGGGCTAGTCGGTCGTAACCTTGTCCAGGAAGTCCTCCCCGAACAGCAAAAGATGTGGGAAGAAGACCTCAGCCCCTGGATTAAGATGGGGGATCGCAATCGGGCACTGACCAGCCGAAAAGAACAAGACCTACACGTAGTGGCCTTGGACTACGGCATGAAATGGAACATTCCACGTCATCTGCGTGATCTGGGATGCAAGGTCACGGTGCTTCCCGGAACGGTATCCGCCGAAGAAGTCCTCAGCCACAATCCTGACGGCATATTCCTCTCCAACGGCCCTGGCGACCCGGAACCACTGACTGGCCCAGTCGAGACGATCCAGGGGCTTTTGGGTAAGAAGCCGATCTTCGGCATCTGCTTGGGGCATCAGTTGCTGTCCTTGGCGTGTGGTGCTAAGACATTCAAACTGAAGTTCGGCCATCGAGGAGCCAACCAGCCGGTTCTCGACGTGGAAACAGATAAAGTCGAGATTACCTCGCAGAATCATGGCTTTGCTGTCGAAGAAGCTTCTCTTCCCGATTGCCTGGAGATCACCCATCGCAATCTGAACGACAACACCGTCGCCGGAGTTAAGCACAAAGAATTGCCAGCTTTCAGCGTGCAATATCACCCCGAGGCATCCGCTGGTCCGCATGATAGCGAATACCTGTTCCTCCGGTTTCGCGAAGCGATGGACGAATCGAAGGGTGCTGCGACAGCCTAG
- a CDS encoding CPBP family intramembrane glutamic endopeptidase, whose amino-acid sequence MFDDEDDYDYEDPLGPEMTARERAEGFIRTAVLFESALAFVAVGLGWLVDVAPWISASWDTGHAAAVLGAIGVGALATLPLLAAFMVLQYSNFQSLNELQEYMDRQIVPLFREATLFELGMISLAAGLGEEALFRGVIQTYLHQLMGPDAGPAVPILLTSLLFGLVHYVTREYFIISAIMGAYLGLWFYYTGDIIVPIVTHTLYDWFALAYMKKYAPELDTKDSPTS is encoded by the coding sequence GTGTTTGACGACGAAGACGACTACGACTACGAAGATCCTCTAGGCCCGGAAATGACCGCTCGGGAGCGAGCGGAAGGGTTTATTCGCACCGCGGTACTCTTCGAGTCGGCCCTGGCATTTGTCGCTGTGGGGCTCGGCTGGCTGGTGGATGTCGCCCCCTGGATCAGTGCCAGTTGGGATACTGGCCATGCTGCGGCCGTATTGGGGGCAATTGGGGTAGGGGCACTGGCGACGCTGCCATTGTTGGCTGCATTCATGGTATTGCAGTATTCCAACTTCCAGTCGCTAAATGAACTTCAAGAATACATGGATCGGCAGATCGTACCCCTGTTTCGCGAGGCGACCCTTTTCGAACTGGGGATGATCAGCCTGGCGGCTGGCCTGGGCGAAGAGGCACTCTTTCGAGGTGTAATTCAGACTTATTTGCATCAGCTGATGGGGCCCGATGCGGGGCCTGCTGTCCCGATTCTCTTAACCAGCCTGCTATTTGGCCTGGTGCATTACGTGACGAGGGAATACTTCATCATCAGTGCCATCATGGGGGCCTATCTTGGGCTCTGGTTCTACTACACGGGGGATATCATCGTCCCCATCGTCACTCATACGCTGTATGACTGGTTTGCGTTGGCATACATGAAGAAGTATGCACCTGAGCTGGATACTAAGGATTCCCCGACAAGCTAG
- the ppdK gene encoding pyruvate, phosphate dikinase: protein MAKKTAKKSKPSKMVYYFGKTKTEGEGVSKSILGGKGLNLADMTSIGLPVPPGMTITTQVCADYYKNGKKLPKGLMDEINDAISTLEKELGKKFGDNKNPLLVSVRSGAAVSMPGMMNTILNLGLTDESVVGLANATNNERFAYDAYRRLIDMFGDVVMEVDREHFEEAFSSIKKKYKANLDNEVPAEGLIELCNEYKAIYQKYTGESFPQDPLKQLELAVEAVFKSWNTTRAVRYREVEGIRGLLGTAVNVQSMAYGNMGQDSGTGVAFTRNPSTGENKFYGEFLIDAQGEDVVAGIRTPQPVSEMSKWNKAVYKQLLEIKDTLEAHYKDVQDIEFTIEKGELFMLQTRNGKRTGAAAVKIACDMVKEGLIDEETALLRIPANDLTQLLLPSFTAESKKGATILTRGLPASPGAAVGALAFTAEEAVDRTHSGEKVILCRKETSPEDIDGMHSAVGILTSTGGMTSHAAVVARGWGRCCVAGAGEIEIDEKGRKIKVGGKTFKHSDIISIDGSTGEVMAGTVETSEPKLSGDFAKVMKWADNHRTLGVRTNADTPKDSQRARDFGAEGIGLCRTEHMFFEEDRITSMREMILAETEADRRAALAKLLPYQREDFVGIFTAMKNLPVTVRLLDPPLHEFLPHDPKAQKEMADTLGVSPAKVKSRVAALHEANPMLGHRGCRLSVTYPEILEMQVTAIVEAAIECKKNRINCMPEIMIPLVGTAAELQLLRAKAEETIEKAKADKGYSGQLDILIGTMIEIPRAALTADEVAEHAEFFSFGTNDLTQMTFGYSRDDVNTFLPDYTRLEILPTDPFQSLDTTGVGQLVEMGVTKGRKGRKGLKCGICGEHGGDPASINFCHTVGLDYVSCSPFRVPIARLAAAQAAIRNKKK, encoded by the coding sequence ATGGCCAAGAAAACGGCAAAGAAATCCAAGCCCTCGAAGATGGTGTACTACTTCGGCAAGACCAAGACCGAAGGAGAAGGGGTCAGCAAGAGCATCCTGGGCGGTAAAGGTCTGAACCTCGCCGACATGACCTCAATCGGTCTGCCGGTTCCTCCAGGTATGACCATCACCACGCAGGTTTGTGCCGACTACTACAAGAACGGCAAGAAGCTGCCCAAGGGTTTGATGGACGAAATCAACGATGCGATTTCGACGCTGGAAAAAGAACTGGGCAAGAAGTTCGGCGACAACAAGAACCCGCTGCTCGTTTCGGTTCGCTCTGGTGCTGCCGTTTCGATGCCAGGCATGATGAACACCATTTTGAATCTCGGTCTTACCGATGAATCGGTGGTCGGCCTGGCTAATGCCACCAACAACGAACGTTTCGCCTACGACGCTTACCGCCGTCTGATCGACATGTTCGGCGACGTGGTGATGGAAGTCGATCGTGAGCACTTCGAAGAAGCTTTCAGCTCGATCAAGAAGAAGTACAAAGCAAACCTCGACAATGAAGTGCCTGCGGAAGGCCTGATCGAACTTTGCAATGAGTACAAAGCGATCTACCAGAAGTACACCGGCGAATCCTTCCCTCAAGATCCTCTGAAGCAGTTAGAACTGGCTGTCGAAGCGGTCTTCAAGTCGTGGAACACCACACGTGCCGTTCGCTACCGCGAAGTGGAAGGTATCCGCGGTCTGCTGGGTACGGCCGTTAACGTTCAGTCGATGGCCTACGGCAACATGGGTCAAGACAGCGGTACCGGCGTGGCTTTCACCCGTAACCCTTCGACCGGCGAAAATAAGTTCTACGGCGAGTTCCTGATCGATGCTCAGGGTGAAGACGTCGTGGCTGGTATTCGTACGCCACAGCCGGTTTCGGAAATGAGCAAGTGGAACAAGGCCGTCTACAAGCAGCTGCTCGAAATCAAAGACACGCTGGAAGCCCACTACAAGGACGTTCAGGACATCGAGTTCACCATTGAAAAGGGTGAGCTGTTCATGCTGCAGACTCGTAACGGTAAGCGTACCGGTGCAGCTGCCGTGAAGATCGCCTGCGACATGGTCAAGGAAGGTCTGATCGACGAAGAGACCGCTTTGCTCCGTATTCCAGCTAACGACCTGACTCAGCTGTTGCTGCCAAGCTTCACCGCAGAATCGAAGAAGGGTGCCACGATCCTGACTCGCGGTCTGCCTGCTTCGCCAGGTGCTGCTGTGGGTGCGTTGGCATTCACCGCCGAAGAAGCTGTCGATCGTACCCACTCTGGCGAAAAGGTCATCCTTTGCCGCAAGGAAACCAGCCCAGAAGACATCGACGGCATGCACTCGGCCGTTGGTATTCTCACCTCGACCGGTGGTATGACCAGTCACGCTGCCGTGGTGGCTCGTGGTTGGGGTCGCTGCTGCGTCGCCGGTGCTGGTGAAATCGAAATCGATGAAAAGGGTCGCAAGATTAAAGTCGGCGGCAAAACCTTCAAGCATTCCGACATCATCTCGATCGATGGATCGACCGGTGAAGTCATGGCCGGAACCGTCGAAACGAGCGAACCTAAGCTCTCCGGTGACTTCGCCAAGGTCATGAAGTGGGCCGACAATCATCGCACGCTGGGCGTTCGTACCAACGCCGATACCCCGAAGGACTCGCAGCGTGCTCGCGACTTCGGTGCTGAAGGTATTGGCCTGTGCCGTACCGAGCACATGTTCTTCGAAGAAGATCGTATCACCAGCATGCGTGAAATGATCCTCGCCGAAACCGAAGCTGATCGTCGTGCCGCTCTGGCCAAGTTGCTGCCATACCAGCGCGAAGACTTCGTCGGCATCTTCACCGCCATGAAGAACCTGCCGGTTACCGTCCGTCTGTTGGATCCACCGCTGCACGAATTCCTGCCGCACGATCCTAAGGCCCAGAAGGAAATGGCCGACACGCTCGGCGTTTCCCCAGCCAAGGTCAAGTCGCGTGTGGCTGCTCTGCACGAAGCCAACCCAATGCTTGGTCACCGTGGTTGCCGCTTGAGCGTGACCTATCCAGAAATTCTGGAAATGCAGGTCACCGCGATCGTCGAAGCTGCAATCGAATGCAAGAAAAACCGCATCAACTGCATGCCGGAAATCATGATCCCGCTGGTTGGTACCGCTGCCGAGCTCCAATTGCTACGTGCCAAGGCAGAAGAGACCATCGAGAAGGCCAAGGCCGACAAGGGCTACAGCGGTCAGCTCGACATCCTGATCGGTACGATGATCGAAATTCCGCGTGCGGCTCTGACAGCTGACGAAGTCGCTGAACACGCCGAGTTCTTCAGCTTCGGTACCAACGACCTCACGCAGATGACCTTCGGTTACAGCCGTGATGACGTCAACACCTTCCTGCCTGACTACACCCGCTTGGAAATCCTGCCGACCGACCCATTCCAGTCGCTCGACACCACTGGTGTTGGTCAGCTGGTCGAAATGGGCGTCACCAAGGGTCGCAAGGGACGTAAGGGGCTGAAGTGCGGTATTTGTGGTGAACACGGTGGTGATCCGGCATCGATCAACTTCTGCCACACCGTCGGTCTCGACTACGTGAGCTGCTCGCCATTCCGCGTGCCAATCGCTCGCCTGGCTGCCGCTCAGGCTGCTATTCGCAACAAGAAGAAGTAA
- a CDS encoding PcfJ domain-containing protein, which produces MKHLFERYPVPNFLAFAWMRPQAKRWYHELYVHMAAGSGVRQFKEKPGIPLTPAAAKYFLKAPDHLSPVEAMRWAQIRAFGGCKPLALELVRNTILKELTRDERFWETVIRFLIREKLSYLPEASMLVDFIDQQKYQPAEKVWGRGGGPLPLQPEFTMKGRTLRSLQRHMYNWRKELLLKQPSLAKRNFHWDAIEVQPMVHQDGNIRWLIFELLNDRALMLEGAAMDHCVGDYVEQCAERKSSIWSLRIHAKGCPKRMVTIEIDPERKAIVQANAKSNEDPSPAAKEILQRWATREGLAMCLEE; this is translated from the coding sequence ATGAAGCACTTATTCGAACGCTACCCAGTGCCTAACTTCTTGGCGTTTGCCTGGATGCGACCGCAGGCCAAACGTTGGTATCACGAACTGTATGTGCACATGGCCGCCGGTAGTGGAGTGCGCCAGTTCAAGGAGAAGCCTGGCATTCCTTTGACGCCAGCGGCCGCGAAGTATTTTCTCAAGGCACCCGATCACCTGTCCCCTGTCGAGGCGATGCGATGGGCCCAAATTCGAGCGTTTGGCGGTTGCAAACCGTTGGCCCTGGAATTGGTTCGGAACACGATCCTGAAGGAATTGACTCGTGACGAAAGGTTTTGGGAAACGGTCATTCGTTTTCTGATTCGTGAGAAGCTGAGCTACCTACCTGAAGCGTCAATGCTGGTCGATTTTATCGACCAGCAGAAGTACCAGCCTGCCGAGAAGGTCTGGGGGCGCGGTGGTGGTCCGCTACCACTGCAGCCTGAGTTCACGATGAAAGGCCGAACGCTTCGTTCGCTCCAGCGGCACATGTACAACTGGCGGAAAGAACTATTGCTCAAGCAGCCATCGTTGGCCAAACGGAATTTCCATTGGGATGCGATCGAGGTCCAGCCGATGGTGCACCAGGATGGCAACATAAGGTGGCTCATTTTCGAGCTCTTGAACGATCGGGCCTTGATGCTGGAAGGAGCTGCCATGGATCACTGTGTCGGAGATTACGTCGAGCAGTGTGCCGAACGGAAATCGTCGATCTGGTCGCTACGTATCCATGCCAAGGGGTGTCCGAAACGCATGGTCACGATCGAAATCGATCCCGAAAGGAAAGCGATCGTACAGGCAAACGCCAAGAGTAACGAGGATCCGAGCCCTGCCGCGAAAGAGATACTGCAGCGCTGGGCGACTCGGGAAGGACTGGCAATGTGCCTGGAAGAATAG
- a CDS encoding DoxX family protein, whose product MNETEPATTTVQPKSTPTAAKWTGRVLSGLVGLAFLASAVGKFVGGAGLEEGFAHLGLPIEIQYPLAVLELVVAIIYLIPQTAVLGAILLTGYIGGAICTHWRVGDVFIVQIIIGVLVWLGVFLRDRRLWVLLPLRA is encoded by the coding sequence ATGAACGAGACAGAACCTGCTACCACGACCGTTCAACCTAAGTCGACGCCAACGGCAGCCAAGTGGACGGGACGCGTCCTTTCAGGTCTGGTTGGACTAGCCTTTCTGGCCAGCGCCGTGGGGAAATTTGTCGGTGGAGCAGGCCTGGAAGAAGGCTTCGCTCATCTGGGATTGCCCATAGAGATCCAGTATCCGCTGGCTGTCCTGGAACTGGTCGTCGCGATCATCTATTTGATCCCGCAAACAGCCGTCTTGGGCGCAATCCTGCTAACCGGCTACATTGGCGGTGCCATCTGCACGCACTGGAGGGTAGGGGACGTCTTCATCGTGCAGATCATCATTGGCGTGTTGGTCTGGCTGGGCGTGTTCCTGCGTGATCGGCGGCTATGGGTGCTTTTACCGCTCCGAGCATAG
- a CDS encoding VOC family protein: protein MIQQLFVNLPVKDLTKTVEFFTALGFTFNPQFTDDSATCMIVSENIMVMLLVESRFKEFTPKAICDSHKSTEVLNALQLESREDVIEFVDKAVAAGGKTYAEPKDHGFMIQHGFEDLDGHIWEVFWMDPAGFAQAHAGSSGQ from the coding sequence ATGATTCAGCAACTATTCGTCAATTTGCCGGTGAAAGATCTGACCAAAACAGTCGAGTTCTTCACGGCATTAGGCTTCACGTTCAATCCGCAATTCACCGATGATTCCGCCACTTGCATGATCGTGTCGGAAAACATCATGGTGATGCTTCTGGTGGAAAGCCGTTTCAAAGAGTTCACCCCCAAGGCGATCTGCGATAGCCACAAGAGTACCGAGGTGCTGAATGCATTGCAGTTAGAATCGCGGGAAGACGTGATCGAGTTCGTCGACAAGGCCGTAGCCGCTGGCGGCAAGACCTATGCAGAACCCAAGGATCATGGGTTTATGATTCAACATGGGTTCGAAGATCTGGATGGTCATATCTGGGAAGTCTTCTGGATGGACCCAGCCGGGTTCGCCCAAGCCCATGCCGGTTCATCCGGTCAATAG
- a CDS encoding SRPBCC family protein: protein MALYLLIGFVVLVVALTIVVSLRPNEFQVSRSMKIDAPPEIVFPLVNQFTAWEAWSPYEKLDPNMLKTLEGPAAGEGSVMRWSGNGKAGAGSTTIIQSEPNKSIEIDLQMTAPMACQNDVLFTFEPEGDSTIVTWSMSGKVNFMAKIFHLILNVDKMCGDQFTEGLTSLKEISEKEVATPAATS, encoded by the coding sequence ATGGCGTTATACCTTTTGATTGGCTTTGTTGTACTGGTTGTGGCCCTGACGATCGTAGTCTCGCTGCGGCCAAATGAATTTCAGGTTTCGCGATCGATGAAGATCGATGCGCCGCCAGAAATTGTGTTTCCCCTTGTCAATCAATTTACTGCCTGGGAGGCATGGTCTCCTTACGAAAAGCTGGACCCGAACATGTTGAAGACCTTAGAAGGTCCTGCGGCAGGTGAGGGATCCGTGATGCGGTGGTCGGGAAATGGAAAAGCTGGTGCCGGAAGTACGACCATTATTCAGAGCGAACCTAACAAGTCGATTGAGATTGATTTACAAATGACGGCACCCATGGCATGTCAGAACGATGTTCTGTTCACGTTCGAGCCGGAAGGTGATAGCACCATCGTGACGTGGAGCATGAGTGGTAAAGTCAACTTTATGGCCAAGATCTTCCACTTGATTCTCAATGTCGACAAAATGTGCGGAGATCAATTCACCGAAGGACTCACAAGTCTGAAAGAGATCTCGGAGAAAGAAGTAGCTACGCCGGCGGCTACCTCGTAA
- a CDS encoding DUF1579 domain-containing protein: MHADPQVEHRWLENLLGDWTMETEVDMGGDTPMDKTFGTERVRLLGDVWVLCEMEGGMPGGGTAQSQMTIGYDQQKKSFVGTFISSCMTNLWVYTSGELDDAGKVLTLNTTGQNFAEEGMAPYQDIIEIVDKDHRILHARMLDENEVWQEFMTTRYTRRK, from the coding sequence ATGCATGCCGATCCCCAAGTCGAACACCGCTGGCTAGAGAACCTTTTGGGCGACTGGACCATGGAAACCGAAGTCGATATGGGTGGCGACACACCCATGGACAAAACGTTTGGAACGGAACGTGTGCGTCTTCTCGGCGACGTATGGGTGCTTTGCGAGATGGAAGGGGGAATGCCAGGGGGCGGTACAGCGCAGTCACAGATGACAATCGGGTATGACCAGCAGAAGAAGTCGTTTGTCGGGACGTTCATTTCCTCGTGCATGACGAACCTTTGGGTCTACACCAGCGGTGAACTCGACGACGCAGGCAAAGTGCTGACATTGAACACCACTGGGCAAAACTTTGCCGAGGAGGGCATGGCACCGTATCAGGACATTATCGAGATCGTCGACAAGGATCATCGTATCCTGCACGCGAGGATGTTGGATGAAAACGAAGTCTGGCAAGAGTTCATGACGACCCGATATACCCGCCGGAAATAA